The following are encoded in a window of Candidatus Krumholzibacteriia bacterium genomic DNA:
- a CDS encoding 1-deoxy-D-xylulose-5-phosphate reductoisomerase, protein MQHIILLGATGSVGRQTLDIVREHSDRLQVVAMSAGSNVELFARQVEEFQPQQIAIADGEAGERFLAVHSEWRSRCLGLGAEAVSTLATQPADIVVNALLGYAGLRPTLAALQTGTDVALSNKETLVVAGELVRQAADSTGARLLPVDSEHSAIHQCLRAGQLHEVRRLVLTASGGPFRTHSRAEMRGITPAEALRHPTWSMGAKITIDSATLMNKGLEVLEAHWLFDVGYDRIDILVHPESVVHSLVEFEDGSVIAQLGATDMRLPIWYALHAPERPPAAFARLDLAAVRALHFEPLDRERFPCVDLALQAGGRGGVFPGILNAANEVAVAAFLEDRLRFLEIPELIAAVLREAETNTALPPALSLESLHRADAWAREAAARYVLQACSTGERSC, encoded by the coding sequence ATGCAGCACATCATTCTCCTCGGCGCCACCGGATCCGTCGGTCGCCAGACGCTCGACATCGTGCGCGAGCATTCCGACCGCCTGCAGGTGGTGGCGATGAGCGCCGGGAGCAACGTGGAGCTCTTCGCGCGCCAGGTCGAGGAGTTCCAGCCGCAGCAGATCGCCATCGCCGATGGCGAAGCCGGCGAGCGTTTCTTGGCGGTCCATTCCGAGTGGCGCTCGCGTTGCCTCGGCCTCGGTGCCGAGGCAGTGAGCACTCTCGCCACGCAACCGGCGGACATCGTCGTCAACGCGCTTCTCGGCTACGCCGGTCTCCGTCCTACCCTTGCTGCTCTCCAGACTGGAACGGATGTTGCTCTCTCCAACAAGGAGACTTTGGTCGTAGCCGGGGAGCTCGTGCGGCAAGCGGCGGACAGCACGGGCGCCCGCCTCCTTCCCGTCGACAGCGAGCACAGCGCGATCCATCAGTGCCTTCGCGCCGGCCAGCTTCACGAGGTGCGCCGGCTGGTCTTGACGGCTTCGGGCGGTCCTTTCCGCACGCACAGCCGGGCGGAGATGCGGGGGATCACGCCCGCCGAGGCATTGCGGCACCCGACCTGGTCCATGGGCGCGAAGATCACCATCGATTCGGCCACCTTGATGAACAAGGGGCTCGAGGTCCTGGAAGCGCACTGGCTGTTCGACGTAGGCTACGACCGCATCGACATCCTGGTGCACCCCGAGTCGGTCGTGCACTCCCTGGTGGAGTTCGAGGATGGCTCGGTGATCGCGCAACTGGGGGCGACGGACATGCGTCTACCCATCTGGTACGCCTTGCATGCGCCGGAGCGGCCGCCGGCGGCGTTCGCTCGGCTGGACCTGGCGGCGGTTAGGGCGTTGCACTTCGAGCCGCTGGACCGCGAGCGTTTCCCCTGCGTCGATCTGGCGCTGCAGGCGGGCGGGCGCGGCGGCGTCTTCCCGGGTATCCTGAACGCGGCGAACGAGGTGGCCGTGGCGGCGTTCCTCGAAGATCGCCTCCGTTTCCTGGAGATCCCGGAGCTGATCGCCGCGGTGCTGCGCGAAGCGGAGACGAATACGGCGCTGCCGCCGGCGCTCAGCCTCGAGTCGTTGCATCGGGCCGATGCGTGGGCGCGTGAAGCCGCGGCTCGCTACGTCCTGCAAGCTTGCTCCACGGGAGAGCGTTCATGCTGA
- the rseP gene encoding RIP metalloprotease RseP, whose product MLTTLFAAALVIGPVIVFHEFGHFLVAKLAGIYVKTFSVGFGPKLLKLRFGETQYAISAIPLGGYVKMAGDTAEAPQPTPGAATGTAESSGTLGTAAGAVAETKAAAKPAGEAMLYARDEVDDASIPEHRYFRNKSLAVRLAVVTAGPIANFVLAFIVLAAVLHHEGLRVPPSTTLGELAPDSKEYAAGLRGGDEILQVNGRPVTHALDLQEALDVQGEAPFTVALRRAGRDTTLTLAGVQRDGDAVVFPLLPTRMDSRLGLVKKDGPAWRAGLRAGDRIVEIDGQPVRFYDQLADLINPAIGKELLIVWERDGQRLSAKVVPESDEVLVEGSDTQTRTLGRIQIEPYQLALPVGWGMAAKESMLRCADFVGDTLRFLGVLVRGKATKDALGGPIRIGQVAGSALRWSASNLLYFLAFFSVNLFLLNLLPIPVLDGGHVLFILIEAVRGQALSVRTQEVLLKIGVSALLALMGYVVFNDLVRVFTH is encoded by the coding sequence ATGCTGACCACGCTGTTCGCCGCTGCCCTCGTCATCGGGCCGGTCATCGTCTTCCACGAGTTCGGTCACTTCCTCGTGGCCAAGCTGGCGGGTATCTACGTCAAGACCTTCTCGGTGGGCTTCGGGCCCAAGCTGCTCAAGCTGCGCTTCGGGGAGACGCAGTACGCCATTTCGGCGATCCCTCTCGGCGGCTACGTGAAGATGGCCGGCGACACCGCCGAGGCGCCGCAGCCGACGCCAGGCGCGGCGACAGGGACAGCGGAGTCGAGCGGCACGCTGGGGACCGCCGCCGGCGCCGTGGCGGAGACCAAGGCGGCAGCGAAACCCGCCGGCGAGGCCATGCTCTACGCCCGCGACGAGGTCGACGACGCCTCCATTCCGGAGCATCGCTACTTCCGCAACAAGTCTCTCGCCGTGCGTCTCGCCGTGGTGACCGCAGGTCCGATCGCGAACTTCGTCCTCGCCTTCATCGTCCTCGCCGCGGTGCTGCATCACGAGGGCCTGCGAGTGCCGCCATCGACGACGCTGGGCGAGCTGGCGCCGGACAGCAAGGAGTACGCCGCCGGTCTGCGCGGCGGCGACGAGATCCTGCAGGTGAACGGTCGCCCGGTGACGCACGCCTTGGACCTGCAAGAGGCCCTGGACGTTCAAGGCGAGGCTCCCTTCACCGTGGCGCTCCGCCGCGCCGGGCGCGACACCACGCTCACCCTCGCCGGTGTGCAGCGCGACGGCGATGCCGTGGTCTTCCCGCTGTTGCCGACACGGATGGACTCGCGCCTCGGCCTGGTGAAGAAGGATGGACCGGCGTGGCGGGCCGGACTGCGGGCCGGAGACCGCATCGTCGAGATCGACGGCCAGCCGGTGCGTTTCTACGACCAGCTCGCCGACCTGATCAATCCGGCCATCGGCAAGGAACTGCTCATCGTCTGGGAACGCGACGGCCAGCGCCTGAGCGCCAAGGTCGTCCCGGAAAGCGACGAGGTCCTGGTCGAAGGCAGCGACACACAAACCCGCACTCTCGGGCGCATCCAGATCGAGCCGTATCAGCTGGCGCTTCCCGTCGGCTGGGGCATGGCCGCCAAAGAGAGCATGCTGCGCTGCGCCGACTTCGTCGGCGACACGCTGCGCTTCCTCGGTGTGCTGGTGCGGGGCAAGGCGACGAAGGACGCTCTCGGGGGCCCCATCCGCATCGGACAAGTGGCGGGCTCGGCGCTGCGCTGGAGCGCCTCCAACCTGCTCTACTTCCTGGCCTTCTTCAGCGTGAATCTGTTCCTGCTCAATCTCCTGCCCATCCCCGTGCTGGATGGGGGACACGTGCTCTTCATCCTGATCGAGGCCGTGCGCGGCCAGGCGCTTTCGGTGCGGACGCAGGAAGTGCTGCTCAAGATCGGGGTCTCGGCGCTGCTCGCCTTGATGGGCTACGTCGTTTTCAATGATCTCGTGCGCGTGTTCACGCACTGA